One genomic segment of Marinitoga piezophila KA3 includes these proteins:
- a CDS encoding ATP-dependent Clp protease ATP-binding subunit — protein sequence MFDNFTDRAAKVFIEAQNEARFMGHPYVGTEHLLLGLLKVGGKYLSQIFSYYNLTYGKIKAEITNIVGVNATHNIVGASPQPTPRAKRIIELAYDESEILGTTQIDAEHLLLGICREGEGIAAHVLRRIGINLVEMRKKLADLMMNKEKNEETDITMFEEENEEKLRQKQNAIKQLEGYGSDLTEKAAKNLLDPIIGREVEIRRVMEILARRKKNNPVLIGEAGVGKSAIVEGLAERIVKGDVPEVLKNKSIFSLDLTSLVAGTKYRGEFEKRMKKLMQILEKNKDIILFIDELHMIVEAGAAEGSSMDAANVLKPALASGDITIIGATTPSEYRKFIEKDPALERRFQKIYVNEPTYEEAIEILKGIKSKYEEHHKVKYTNEAIEAAVNLSLRYITDRFLPDKAVDLIDEAGARSRLNALTLPANLKKMLNKISELENKKDYYAQNDEYDKIEEIKTELVKLKSKYKKKYKEWREKAEKEIIEITDEHISEVVSDWTGVPLKKLEMSEMERLLNLEAVLHERVIGQDDAIKAVSKAIRRARSGIKDPKRPTGVFLFLGPTGVGKTELAKTIAEYLFGDEKALVRIDMSEYMEKFNVSRLVGAPPGYVGYEEGGQLTEAVRRRPYSVILLDEIEKAHPDVYNLLLQIMDDGRLTDSQGRIVDFRNSIIIMTSNLGSESINKSKRSMGFVDEESEEKKYKEIKLSVMEEVRKAFKPEFLNRLDETVVFHPLTKEHMKEIIKIQLNDLEKRLKEKDLHIKIKDSAVELLIEKGFDPIFGARPLKRAIQRYLEDPLSEEILRGRFKEGDKIIIDTKNGEIHFKKGRSSKPKQKVS from the coding sequence ATGTTTGATAATTTTACAGATAGAGCTGCAAAAGTATTTATCGAAGCACAAAATGAAGCAAGATTTATGGGCCATCCATATGTTGGAACTGAACATTTATTACTTGGCTTATTAAAAGTTGGAGGAAAATATCTTTCTCAAATATTCTCATATTACAATCTTACATATGGAAAAATAAAAGCCGAAATAACTAATATCGTTGGTGTAAATGCTACTCATAATATTGTTGGCGCTTCACCACAGCCAACTCCAAGAGCAAAAAGAATTATTGAATTAGCATACGATGAATCAGAAATCTTAGGAACAACGCAAATTGATGCTGAACATCTATTACTTGGCATTTGTAGAGAAGGCGAAGGTATTGCTGCACATGTTTTAAGAAGAATAGGCATAAATCTTGTTGAAATGAGAAAAAAACTTGCCGATTTAATGATGAATAAAGAAAAAAACGAAGAAACTGATATTACTATGTTTGAAGAAGAAAATGAAGAAAAATTAAGACAAAAGCAAAATGCCATAAAACAATTAGAAGGATATGGTTCTGATCTCACCGAAAAAGCTGCTAAAAATCTGCTCGATCCTATTATAGGAAGAGAAGTTGAAATTAGAAGAGTAATGGAAATTCTTGCAAGGAGAAAAAAGAACAACCCTGTTTTAATTGGTGAAGCTGGTGTGGGAAAAAGTGCAATAGTTGAAGGATTAGCCGAAAGGATTGTAAAAGGGGATGTTCCAGAAGTATTAAAAAATAAAAGTATTTTCTCGCTTGATTTAACCTCACTTGTTGCTGGAACAAAATACCGTGGAGAATTTGAAAAAAGAATGAAAAAATTAATGCAAATTCTTGAAAAAAATAAAGACATAATCTTATTTATAGACGAATTGCATATGATAGTTGAAGCTGGAGCTGCAGAAGGATCTTCAATGGACGCTGCAAATGTTTTAAAACCAGCTTTAGCAAGTGGAGATATAACTATAATCGGTGCAACCACACCTTCAGAGTATAGAAAATTTATAGAAAAAGATCCTGCATTGGAAAGAAGATTCCAGAAAATATATGTAAATGAACCAACATATGAAGAAGCAATTGAAATCTTAAAAGGAATAAAATCAAAATACGAAGAACATCATAAGGTAAAATATACAAATGAAGCAATTGAAGCTGCTGTAAATCTTTCACTAAGGTATATTACAGATAGATTTTTACCGGATAAAGCTGTTGATTTAATAGATGAAGCTGGTGCACGATCCAGATTAAATGCTTTAACATTACCAGCAAATCTTAAAAAGATGCTAAATAAAATTTCTGAGCTTGAAAACAAAAAAGATTATTACGCTCAAAATGATGAGTATGACAAAATAGAAGAAATAAAAACAGAATTGGTAAAATTAAAATCAAAATACAAAAAGAAATATAAAGAATGGCGCGAAAAAGCCGAAAAGGAAATTATAGAAATCACAGATGAACATATATCTGAAGTTGTTTCTGATTGGACTGGCGTTCCACTTAAAAAGCTTGAAATGTCTGAAATGGAAAGATTGCTTAATCTTGAAGCTGTATTACACGAAAGAGTTATTGGTCAGGATGATGCAATAAAAGCCGTTTCCAAGGCAATTAGAAGAGCAAGAAGCGGAATCAAAGATCCAAAAAGACCAACAGGAGTATTTTTATTCCTTGGACCAACAGGAGTTGGTAAAACAGAATTGGCAAAAACAATTGCTGAATATCTTTTCGGAGATGAAAAGGCACTTGTTAGAATTGATATGTCTGAATACATGGAAAAATTCAATGTTTCAAGACTTGTTGGAGCACCTCCAGGATATGTTGGATATGAAGAAGGAGGTCAGCTTACAGAGGCTGTAAGAAGAAGACCATATTCTGTAATACTTCTTGACGAAATAGAAAAGGCACATCCTGATGTATATAACTTATTATTACAGATAATGGATGATGGAAGATTAACTGATTCACAGGGAAGAATTGTGGACTTTAGAAACTCTATAATTATCATGACAAGTAATCTTGGAAGTGAATCAATTAATAAATCAAAACGTTCAATGGGATTTGTCGATGAAGAATCAGAAGAGAAAAAATACAAAGAAATAAAACTATCTGTAATGGAAGAAGTTAGAAAAGCCTTTAAACCTGAATTCTTAAACAGACTTGATGAAACAGTAGTATTCCATCCATTAACCAAAGAACATATGAAAGAAATTATAAAAATTCAATTAAATGATCTTGAAAAAAGACTTAAAGAAAAGGACTTACACATTAAAATAAAAGATTCAGCTGTAGAATTATTAATTGAAAAAGGATTCGATCCTATCTTTGGCGCAAGACCTCTAAAAAGAGCCATTCAAAGATATCTTGAAGATCCGCTTTCAGAAGAAATATTAAGAGGAAGATTTAAAGAAGGAGACAAAATAATAATAGATACTAAAAACGGCGAAATACACTTTAAAAAAGGACGAAGTTCTAAACCAAAACAGAAGGTGTCATAA
- a CDS encoding SLC13 family permease, which yields MSELLVLGITIVAYYFIIFARNVKKSIITFFFGTLLFILKPVEGLEFENVGNIVSFETLGILLGMMIIVEILKESGFFTFVAINAIKMSRYKFWVVIFLIMLVIALFSAFLDNLITIMLMAPIIFLIADTLEVNPIPFLMLSIYIDNIGGMSTLIGSPLNIVLGSIGELDFATFLGKMLPITAISFLSVLFIFKVTNKVDSKVYNQRLKEKLSTIDPTKAIENKSLMYKGIIVFAIVLAGFMFHSAINIDLALIAVIGALTLMLLTQKDFESMSKDLDWDTMFFYAGLFTIAYSLEEIGVTQAIAHLFDPLMGTPKVLMIVIAWISAFTIPFLSAVPGTLIMAPVIKLLVMNGAPFDLWYAYAIGANLGTNLTPLGAVQNLVGVSLLEKNYQKTITFAEYMKMSVLPVLIPLILGTAYLIFFF from the coding sequence ATGTCAGAGCTCTTGGTCTTGGGAATCACTATTGTGGCGTATTATTTTATTATTTTTGCAAGAAATGTAAAAAAATCGATTATTACTTTTTTCTTTGGAACGTTATTATTTATATTAAAACCTGTTGAAGGACTTGAATTTGAAAATGTTGGTAACATAGTTAGTTTTGAAACACTTGGTATTTTACTTGGTATGATGATTATTGTAGAAATTTTAAAAGAAAGTGGTTTTTTTACATTTGTTGCAATTAATGCCATAAAAATGAGCAGGTATAAATTCTGGGTTGTTATTTTTCTTATTATGCTTGTTATAGCTTTATTTTCTGCTTTTCTTGATAATCTTATAACCATTATGCTTATGGCTCCAATTATCTTCTTGATTGCTGATACTTTAGAAGTTAACCCCATACCATTTTTAATGTTATCCATTTATATAGATAATATTGGCGGTATGAGCACATTGATAGGTAGTCCTTTAAATATTGTTCTTGGATCAATTGGTGAATTGGATTTCGCCACGTTTTTAGGTAAAATGCTTCCAATAACAGCTATTTCGTTCTTAAGTGTATTATTTATATTTAAGGTTACAAATAAAGTGGATTCAAAGGTGTATAATCAGAGATTAAAAGAAAAGCTTTCAACTATTGATCCTACAAAAGCAATTGAAAATAAATCATTAATGTATAAGGGGATTATTGTTTTTGCAATAGTTCTGGCAGGGTTTATGTTTCACTCAGCTATAAATATAGATCTTGCATTAATTGCTGTTATTGGTGCATTGACATTGATGTTATTAACCCAAAAAGATTTTGAAAGTATGTCAAAAGATTTAGATTGGGACACAATGTTCTTTTATGCAGGATTATTTACTATAGCTTATTCTCTTGAAGAGATTGGTGTTACTCAGGCAATTGCACATTTATTTGATCCGTTAATGGGAACACCAAAAGTATTAATGATAGTTATAGCATGGATTTCAGCGTTTACTATTCCGTTTTTAAGTGCAGTTCCAGGGACATTAATTATGGCACCTGTTATAAAATTACTTGTAATGAATGGAGCGCCATTTGATTTGTGGTATGCATATGCAATAGGGGCAAACCTTGGAACAAACCTAACACCGCTTGGAGCAGTACAAAATCTTGTAGGTGTTTCATTATTAGAAAAAAACTACCAGAAAACCATAACCTTTGCCGAATATATGAAAATGTCTGTGCTTCCAGTTTTGATACCTTTAATCCTCGGAACAGCATATTTAATATTTTTCTTTTAA